The Myxococcus virescens nucleotide sequence AGCTCTTCGAGGACGGCCTGTTCCACGGCGATCCGCACCCGGGCAACCTGCTGCTGCTGGAGGACCACCGGCTGGCGCTGCTGGACTTCGGCGTGGTGGGCCGGCTGTCGCGCCCCATGCAGGAGACGCTGGTCATGCTGTGCCTGGCGGTGGCGCTCAAGGACAGCGAATCCGTGGCGCGCATCCTCTACCGCGTGGGCGTGCCGGACGCGCGCGCCAACCTGGTGGGCTTCCGCAATGACATCGAGGCGCTGCTCGGCCAGCACCTGGCCACGACGCTGGGCCAGGTGGACACGCGCTCGCTGCTGAGGGACTTGCTGGACCTGGCGGTGAAGTACCGCATCCGCATCCCCAAGGAGTACGCGCTGCTCAGCCGGGCCTCCGTGTCCACGGAGGGCATGCTGCGCAGCCTGTACCCGGAGATGAACATCATCGAGGTGGCGCTCCCGTACGCCAAGGAGCTGCTCGCCGGGCGCTACGATCCGATGCAGCTCCAGGGCGGACTGATGCGCACGCTGCTGCGCTTCCAGGCCATGGCGCAGGACCTGCCCACGCAGCTGTCGCAGATCCTGCTGGACATGGAGTCCGGCAAGTTCACCGTCACGGTGCGCGCGGACCAGTTCGACAAGCTGAATGAGAACCTGCGCGGCGCGGCGGTGATTGCCTTCATGGGCCTGTGCGCATGCGGGTTCATCGTGGGCGCGTTCATCTCCTTCGCGCCCAAGCCGTGGATGTACGGCAACGTGCCGGTGCTCGGCGTGGTGGGCATCGCGGTGGCGGCGGCCTTCTTCGGCGCGGCGATCACCTGGTACCTCTTCGGTGGCCGGGGCCTGGGGAAGGTGCGCTTGAGCCGCTTCCTCAAGAAACCCAAGCGCAAGTAGCTTGTCGCCTCTAGCAGGCTGTTGAAGAAGTCCGGTTTGTGGGCATGAGACCGGGCTTCTCGTGTCCTCCGCTCTCAACCTTGTCATCGGGGGGAGGCGGAGGGCGAAG carries:
- a CDS encoding ABC1 kinase family protein; amino-acid sequence: MILQDLNRVRQITVIAARHGFGELAERAGLWRILGRKEKVEISPEAQRASTARRFRMLLNDLGPTFVKLGQVLSTRADLLPAEYIDELAMLQDHVEPISLEDVRAQIEGSLGASVESLFATIDPAPLAAASIAQVHRAMTLEGEEVVVKVQRPGIAERIDSDLGVLRSLARLLEAVVEETGVYTPTGIVDEFDRAIHEELDFINEATNIRAFLENHRERPYLKIPRVYSGLSSRTVLTMEFIRGVKLNPAELSEPERKAIAQNILDASFRQLFEDGLFHGDPHPGNLLLLEDHRLALLDFGVVGRLSRPMQETLVMLCLAVALKDSESVARILYRVGVPDARANLVGFRNDIEALLGQHLATTLGQVDTRSLLRDLLDLAVKYRIRIPKEYALLSRASVSTEGMLRSLYPEMNIIEVALPYAKELLAGRYDPMQLQGGLMRTLLRFQAMAQDLPTQLSQILLDMESGKFTVTVRADQFDKLNENLRGAAVIAFMGLCACGFIVGAFISFAPKPWMYGNVPVLGVVGIAVAAAFFGAAITWYLFGGRGLGKVRLSRFLKKPKRK